One genomic window of Etheostoma spectabile isolate EspeVRDwgs_2016 chromosome 7, UIUC_Espe_1.0, whole genome shotgun sequence includes the following:
- the ankrd33aa gene encoding LOW QUALITY PROTEIN: photoreceptor ankyrin repeat protein (The sequence of the model RefSeq protein was modified relative to this genomic sequence to represent the inferred CDS: deleted 1 base in 1 codon), whose amino-acid sequence MAAANYDPHLGEGPTEDSVNLLDDSDSWSVLSDDSVLPDYERDEKHTEPAKSLYEACVRNEPTSLRRILERGVTEDEAMELDINGRNGLMLAVGKGFIDIVTTLYTCTVIDINHQDNDGNTALMIAAQAGFISILNYILNYYSGVNTEVRDPRGFTALIKAGLQGREECVSALLMHGADINAMDLVQSRGLKDWILRTGRFETFNRLRRLQAHSVAEQFCESYIPEWPELKHLVETATATKTGCQALRQRLKDNFSFSFPQDPQDNGVMXXXXMVRMTTSIHSPLIATGCRPLCPTSPPEIGKRRLAVPELLEKHSRKELEESTVSHSKGSLGTSASPTVVSASSVSLTSCRQDPPLSGIRSFIPHSIANRNSIFPSGCIPKIEVTKSGEPTPKKVKKKKRQKGYLEPPVWKYKEAKEEKKREKKQQEEKEKEREKKQKASKRSSSQK is encoded by the exons ATGGCTGCTGCAAATTATGACCCCCACCTGGGCGAAGGCCCAACTGAGGACTCAGTGAACCTCCTGGATGATTCTGACTCATGGAGTGTGCTTTCTGATGACTCAGTACTACCCGACTATGAAAGGGATGAAAAGCATACAGAGCCAGCTAAATCTTTGTATGAGGCCTGCGTTAGGAATGAGCCCACATCCCTCCGCAGGATCCTTGAGAGAGGGGTCACTGAAGATGAAGCCATGGAACTTGACATCAATGGCAGG AATGGGCTGATGCTGGCTGTGGGCAAGGGATTCATAGACATTGTCACCACGCTGTACACATGCACAGTAATAGACATCAATCACCAAGACAATGATGGCAATACTGCCCTCATGATTGCTGCCCAGGCAG GTTTTATCAGCATTCTGAACTATATCCTTAACTACTACTCTGGTGTGAACACCGAAGTCAGGGATCCCCGTGGCTTCACAGCCCTCATCAAGGCAGGCTTGCAGGGCCGAGAAGAGTGTGTGTCTGCCCTGCTGATGCATG GTGCAGATATAAATGCAATGGACCTGGTCCAATCGAGAGGTCTAAAGGACTGGATCCTTAGGACAGGACGTTTTGAAACTTTTAACAGACTACGCCGTCTGCAGGCTCATTCTGTCGCTGAGCAGTTCTGTGAAAGCTACATTCCTGAGTGGCCTGAGCTTAAGCATTTGGTAGAAACGGCCACTGCCACCAAAACAGGCTGTCAGGCTCTGAGGCAGCGCTTAAAAGACAACTTTTCTTTCAGCTTCCCTCAAGACCCCCAAGACAATGGAGTCATGGNNNNN NNNNACATGGTGCGTATGACCACAAGCATCCACAGCCCCCTGATAGCCACTGGTTGTCGTCCACTCTGTCCCACAAGCCCCCCAGAGATTGGCAAACGACGGTTAGCCGTCCCTGAACTGCTTGAAAAGCACAGCAGAAAGGAGTTGGAGGAGAGCACAGTGTCCCACAGTAAAGGCTCTTTAGGCACGTCAGCTTCTCCCACTGTTGTGTCAGCCTCCTCTGTATCCCTGACCTCCTGCCGCCAGGACCCACCATTAAGTGGCATAAGAAGCTTCATTCCCCACAGCATAGCAAACAGGAACAGCATCTTCCCATCAGGCTGTATTCCTAAAATTGAAGTGACAAAGTCTGGGGAACCCACTccaaagaaagtgaaaaagaagaaaaggcagAAAGGCTACCTGGAACCTCCTGTCTGGAAGTACAAAGAGgccaaagaggaaaaaaagagggagaagaagcagcaggaggaaaaggaaaaagaacgagagaaaaaacagaaggCGTCCAAACGTTCATCAAGCCAAAAATga